Genomic DNA from Acidobacteriota bacterium:
CACGCCCTTCGACACGTCGTTCGCGCCATTGGCAAACCCGAGCACCGCCGCTCCGGCGGCAGTCAGGATGGCGAGCGTCACCGGCATCAGCAGCAGCTCCCGTCCGCGCCGCAGCGGGCGCCGCCGCCGTCGATCGCCGCCGTCGACGCGATCCCGTCGAGCACCGCGAAGCCGCCGGCATACGGCGGCGCCCCGAGTTTGGCCGCCGTGTCCGTGCACACCTCCACGGGAACACCGCGCGGGAAGAGATGTCCCTCCTCGTCGGTCACGCTTTTCATCGGCCCGAGATAGACGGCGTACTGGCCGATATAGCGGCAGCCGGCCTTCTTCTCGAACTTGAATCCGCGCACGGTCACCGAGTAGAAGTGCGTGCCTTCGACCTCGCGCCAGAACATCTTCTTCAGCACCGTGATGCCGTAAAAGCCGGCGCGCTCGAGCGCGGCGAGAAACGCGTCCTCCGAGAGGGCGCCGCTGATGCACTCGCCCCAGAGCTGGCCGTCGGCGCGCATCGGTGGGGGCACCTCGGTGTCCGAGACGATGTCGGCCAGAACCGCGCGGCCACCGTCGCGCAGCACGCGCCAGATCTCGCGGAACACCGCGGGCTTGTCGGGCGACAGGTTGATGACGCAGTTCGACGTCACGATGTCGGCCGAGAGGTTGTCCAGGGGAATCCGTTCGAGGATCCCCTTGCGGAACTCCACGTTGTCGTACCCCAGGGCCGCGGCGACGCGCGGCTTCGACTCGTGCGCCACCGCGAGCATCTGGTCGGTCATGTCGACGCCGAACACGTGCCCGCCCGGTCCCACGCGCCGGGCGGCGATGAAGCAGTCGATCCCCGCGCCGGAGCCGAGATCGACGAGCGTCTCTCCCGGCTGCGGCGCGGCCGCCGACACCGGGCTGCCGCATCCGTAGAACCGTTCAACGACCTCAGGCGGGATGTGCGCCAGGTCTTCTGCGTCCGGGCGCACCGGGCAGCACAACTCCGCCTGAGGTTCTTCCGCCGCGTGGCCGTAGAACTCGCGGACGGCTGCACGCGACCGATCCGCGACCTCCTCCGACAACACGCAGGCAGAATGCGTCGTACGCACGATCTCCGGCTCGTCGTGGAGCGTGCGCTCACCCATGCCGCGCAGGACGACCGGCCGATCGAAGCCGGACCGCGGCTGGACCGTCGCGCGCCCCTCGACGACGAGCTGCTTCAAGGCATCGCGCGCCAGGCCCTGGTACAGCTCGCAGTAGGGATCGTGGCCGGCGAAGCTGCCGCGTCCCGACGAGCCGCCCGAAGCCCAGTAGCCGTGCTCGAGATCCCCGCCGCCGCAGAGAAACTTGAGGTGGCAGCTCCGGCACTGCGCCTTCTGATCGACGGTCACGCCGCGCAGGTCGTTCAGGACAGGGCTGTTCTTCCAGATGCTCTCGAGCGCGGCGTCGAGCACGCTGCCGCACCGCAGGTCCGGAACCCCGGCCATCGACGCCGAAGGGTAGATGCCGCCGTCCGGCGCCAGGCACAGGCTCGTCCATCCAGCCCCCGCGAGGTCGTTTTTCACGCGCGGCGTGCCGTCGAAGCGCAGCCTCAGCTCCTCGACGTTGTCGATCGTCACGCCCTTTGCGGCAGCCGCGTCACGCGCGCGGCGCACGGT
This window encodes:
- a CDS encoding methyltransferase domain-containing protein, with the translated sequence MDKIVTDQTVLRAPATVVERAEGAAIAIDPAGPNWIATDERGLRILRHLDGRTPLGEVVRAYAAESGLDAARAWLHVDTFTRDALRQQFISTDGAVPLPYLGRAAYLRTERLREFWIQVNDFCNLACEHCLVSSGPDGAKGLPAPALRSAIDQAEALGAERFYLTGGEPLARADAIELIEDIVGTRQRELVLMTNGTLFKGARLRALAALPSDRLRVQISLDGASPEVNDPIRGAGTFGRIRAGIRAAVDAGLRTTITMVLLRRNLSDAPALVELAAELGVRNVHLLWPHRRGRVLAGPFANLPSASEILETVRRARDAAAAKGVTIDNVEELRLRFDGTPRVKNDLAGAGWTSLCLAPDGGIYPSASMAGVPDLRCGSVLDAALESIWKNSPVLNDLRGVTVDQKAQCRSCHLKFLCGGGDLEHGYWASGGSSGRGSFAGHDPYCELYQGLARDALKQLVVEGRATVQPRSGFDRPVVLRGMGERTLHDEPEIVRTTHSACVLSEEVADRSRAAVREFYGHAAEEPQAELCCPVRPDAEDLAHIPPEVVERFYGCGSPVSAAAPQPGETLVDLGSGAGIDCFIAARRVGPGGHVFGVDMTDQMLAVAHESKPRVAAALGYDNVEFRKGILERIPLDNLSADIVTSNCVINLSPDKPAVFREIWRVLRDGGRAVLADIVSDTEVPPPMRADGQLWGECISGALSEDAFLAALERAGFYGITVLKKMFWREVEGTHFYSVTVRGFKFEKKAGCRYIGQYAVYLGPMKSVTDEEGHLFPRGVPVEVCTDTAAKLGAPPYAGGFAVLDGIASTAAIDGGGARCGADGSCC